In the Streptomyces coeruleoprunus genome, CGTGGCACACACCGGGCGTTACGGTCTCCTCATGAGCCCCGCGCGCCGCCCCCGGATCACCGCCGACGAACGGCGAGCCCGCCTGGCCGTCCGCCACCACCTGGCGCCCGCGTCGCGCGCGGCCACGGTCGAGGAGGTCGCGGCCTCGCTCACCGCCCTGCACGGCACCGACCCGGCGACCGTGCACCTGGCGGCGGGCGCCCGTCTTAGCGACGAGGCCGCCCCGCGCGGCCCGGTCGCGGCCATGGAGCGGGCGCTGTACGAGGACCGCAGCCTGATCCGTATGCACGGCATGCGGCACACGGTCTTCGTGTTCCCCGCCCCCCTCGCCCCGGTGGTCCAGTCGTCCACCACGCACGCGGTGGCCGCACGCGAACGCGCCACGCTCGTCAAGCACTTGACGGCCGGCAGCACGCTCGACGCCGAGTGGCTGGCGGACGTCGAGCGCTCCACCCTCGCCGCCCTCGCCCGTCGCGGCGAGGCGACGGCCACCGAACTGGCCCGGGACGAGCCGCGCCTGCGCGAACAGTTCGTCTACGCGCCCGGCACCACCTACGAGCAGCGCCAGACGGTCTCGTCCCGGCTGCTGCGCCTCCTCGGCACCGAGGCCCGCGTCGTACGGGGCAGACCGCTCGGGAGCTGGACGTCGAGCCAGTTCCGCTGGGCCATCGCGCCGCCGCTCCCGGACATCCCGCCGCACGAGGCCCAGGCGGCCCTGACCCGGTACTGGCTGGCCTCGCACGGCCCGGCCACGGAGGCGGACCTCACGTGGTGGACGGGCTGGCGGGTCACCGACGTCCGCAGGGCGCTGAAGGCCGTCGAGGCGGTGGAGGTGGACCTGGACGGGGGCAGGACCGGCCACGTACTGCCCGACGACACGGAGTCCACCGAACCGCCCGCCCCCTGGGCGGCGTTCCTCCCGGCCCTGGACCCCACGCCCATGGGCTGGCAGGAACGGGACTGGTACCTCGACCCGGCCCACCGCCCGGCCCTCTTCGACCGCAGCGGCAACATCGGCCCCACGGTCTGGTGGAACGGCCGCGCCATCGGCGCCTGGGCCCAGCGCCCGGACGGCGAACCGGTCTGGCGGCTCCTCACCGACCCCGGCACGGAGGCACGGAAGGCCGTCGAGGCGGAGGCGGCCCGCCTCCACGCCTGGCTGGACGGCACCCGCGTCACGCCCCGCTTCCGCACCCCGCTGGAACGCGAACTGTCGGCCTGACGACGCCACCGGCTCCCCGACGACCGCCGAAGCAACCACCCCTGCCCCCAACGGAATTCGAGGAGGATCCCGCCGGGTCGCCCCCGATATGCTCGGGCCTGATGTTCAGCCGTTCGAGCGGGGAGGGGGACCACCCCGGGCGACGGCTGATGACGTGACGCGGCCCGTATGCGGCTGCGAGGAGTCGATGGGGGACCTGCCGGTGGACGACGCGGTCGAGTTGGCGGACATGATCGCGCAGCTGCGCGAGGAGCTGAGCCGCGCCATGGCGGCGGGCGAGGACAGCGACCTGCGCTTCGAGGCGGAGCGGATCGAACTGGAGCTGACCGTCGGGGTGGAGCGCAGCCGCGAGCCCGGGGCCAAGGTGCGGTTCTGGGTGTTCGACGCAGGCGCCACCGCGCGGCGGGCGACCACGGCCACGCAGAGGATCACGCTGACGCTGCAGCCGGTCCGCGCGGACCTTCCGGACCGGCCGGCGCTGATCTCCGGCGCCGAGCTGCCCGGTGAGGACTGACCCGGCGGTGACCCGACCGGACCCGTCACGACGCGCGGTGGCGTCCCCGTCGGCCGACGGCGGACTGGACCCGCACCGCATCGCGGAGGTCATCGTCACCACCCCGTCCGGCGGGCGGCGCGGCTCCGGCTACCGGGTCACCGACACCGCCGTGCTGACCGCCGCCCACGTGGTGGACGGCGCCGGAGAGGTGAAGGTCCGGTTCGACGCGGACCGCCCCGGACAGTGGATCGTGCCCGCCACGGTGGCCTGGACGGACAGCGAGGCGGACGTGGCCGTCCTGACCGTCGTACCGCCGCAGGACGCCCCCGCCGCCGCACCGGCGAGCTTCGGGCGCATCACCGAGGACCACCACGCCGTGATCGCCGTGCACGCCGCCGGGTTCCCGCTGTGGAAACAGCGCCGCCGTCCGGACGGGGGGCGGTTCCGCGAACTGCACCAGACCGACGGCACCGTGGCGGCGCTCTCCAACCTCCGCACCGGCACCTTGGAGATCACCGTCGCACCGGCGGGAGCCGACCCCGACCCGCAGGCGTCACCCTGGGCCGGGATGTCCGGCGCGGCGGTCTGGGCGGGGACCCGCATCGTCGGCGTGGTCGCCGAACACCACCGCTGGGAGGGATCCGGCCGGCTGACCGCGGCCCGTATCGACCACGCCCTGCGCCCCGCCGACGCACCGTACCGGGCCGAACTGGCCCAACTGCTGGGGATCGACGACCCGGCGGCGCTCCCCGAAGCCGGAGCCGAGCCGGCCGGATCCGCCCCCGTGGTGCCGCGGCAGCGCCACGACGACACCCGGGAAGCCGCCCGGCCGGCCCCCAGGGTCATCGGGCTGCCCGTCGCGCACGGCATCGAGCTGTTCAAGAACCGCACCCGCGAACTCGACACGATCGGCCGCCACCTCGCCGACCCGGCCGTCCGCATGGTGACGGTCACCGGACGGCGCGGCATGGGCAAGAGCGCGCTCGCCGCCAAGGTCATGGACCTCCTCGACCGGGGCGAGTGGCCGGGCCACGCCCAGGCGCCGCCACCCGCCGGCCTCGTCAACCTCAGCACGCGCACGTCGGGCATCTCCCTGGAGCGGCTCTACTTCGACTGCGCCCAGCTGCTCGGCCCGGACCGGCTGGGCCGGCTGCGCGACGTGTGGGCCGCCCCACTCCCCGTACGCGACAAGCTCGACGAGCTGTTCGCCGCGATGGGCGACCGGCTCTACGTCATCCTGATGGACAACTTCGAGGACCTCCTCCACGACGACGGCCGCGTCCAGGACGAGGAACTGTCGGTCTTCCTCGACTGCCTCTTCCGGGCCCGGTCCACCCCGCGCCTCCTCGTCACGACGCAGGTGCCGGTACGGCTCGCGCCCGAGCTGCGGCGCTTCGTCGCCCAGGTCGACCTGTCCGAAGGGCTGCGGCCCGCCGAGTCCGCCGCGCTGCTGCGGGAACTGGACCGGGACGGCGGCCTCGGCATCGCGGAGCTGTCCGACGAGGAACTGCTGCGGGCGGCGGTCCGCGTCCACGGCGTCCCGCGCGCCCTCGAACTCCTGGTGGGCGCCATGGCCGACGACGCCCTGGACCTGCCGAGCCTCCAGGACGTCCTGGAGAACTACGCCCAGCGCCGGGACGTCGTCGCCGGCCTCGCCCAGGACCGCTACCGCCGCCTCGACCCCGGCAGCCGCGCCGTCCTGGGCGTCCTGGCGGCGCTGCGCACCCCCGTGTCGCGCGAGACGGTCGCCACGATCGTCGGCGGCCTCGACCCGGCTCTCGACGTCCCCCCGATCCTGTCCCACCTCGTGCGGGTCCACCTGCTGTCCGTGGACCGGCCGAGCCGCACCTTCGCGCTGCACCCGATGGACGCCGACCTGGCCTACGGCGAGATGCCGGCGCACGGCGCGATGGGCCGCCGGGCCGTGGAACGGCGGATCGCCGACTGGTACGCGAACCTCGCCCCGCCCCGCTCGGCCTGGCGGTCCGTGGACGACGTCCAGCCGTACCGCCGGCAGTTCGACCACCTGGTGCGCGCCGGGGACGTCGACGACGCCGCGATGGTCCTCAGCGGGATCAGCGAGTGGATGGTCTGGCACGGCTCCGTGCTCGGCGCGCTCTCGATGCACCTCACCGTCGACGGCCGGATCGGCGACGACCGGGCGAGGCTCGCCCACGTCGGCGCCTTCG is a window encoding:
- a CDS encoding winged helix DNA-binding domain-containing protein translates to MSPARRPRITADERRARLAVRHHLAPASRAATVEEVAASLTALHGTDPATVHLAAGARLSDEAAPRGPVAAMERALYEDRSLIRMHGMRHTVFVFPAPLAPVVQSSTTHAVAARERATLVKHLTAGSTLDAEWLADVERSTLAALARRGEATATELARDEPRLREQFVYAPGTTYEQRQTVSSRLLRLLGTEARVVRGRPLGSWTSSQFRWAIAPPLPDIPPHEAQAALTRYWLASHGPATEADLTWWTGWRVTDVRRALKAVEAVEVDLDGGRTGHVLPDDTESTEPPAPWAAFLPALDPTPMGWQERDWYLDPAHRPALFDRSGNIGPTVWWNGRAIGAWAQRPDGEPVWRLLTDPGTEARKAVEAEAARLHAWLDGTRVTPRFRTPLERELSA
- a CDS encoding trypco2 family protein, which translates into the protein MTRPVCGCEESMGDLPVDDAVELADMIAQLREELSRAMAAGEDSDLRFEAERIELELTVGVERSREPGAKVRFWVFDAGATARRATTATQRITLTLQPVRADLPDRPALISGAELPGED
- a CDS encoding trypsin-like peptidase domain-containing protein → MTRPDPSRRAVASPSADGGLDPHRIAEVIVTTPSGGRRGSGYRVTDTAVLTAAHVVDGAGEVKVRFDADRPGQWIVPATVAWTDSEADVAVLTVVPPQDAPAAAPASFGRITEDHHAVIAVHAAGFPLWKQRRRPDGGRFRELHQTDGTVAALSNLRTGTLEITVAPAGADPDPQASPWAGMSGAAVWAGTRIVGVVAEHHRWEGSGRLTAARIDHALRPADAPYRAELAQLLGIDDPAALPEAGAEPAGSAPVVPRQRHDDTREAARPAPRVIGLPVAHGIELFKNRTRELDTIGRHLADPAVRMVTVTGRRGMGKSALAAKVMDLLDRGEWPGHAQAPPPAGLVNLSTRTSGISLERLYFDCAQLLGPDRLGRLRDVWAAPLPVRDKLDELFAAMGDRLYVILMDNFEDLLHDDGRVQDEELSVFLDCLFRARSTPRLLVTTQVPVRLAPELRRFVAQVDLSEGLRPAESAALLRELDRDGGLGIAELSDEELLRAAVRVHGVPRALELLVGAMADDALDLPSLQDVLENYAQRRDVVAGLAQDRYRRLDPGSRAVLGVLAALRTPVSRETVATIVGGLDPALDVPPILSHLVRVHLLSVDRPSRTFALHPMDADLAYGEMPAHGAMGRRAVERRIADWYANLAPPRSAWRSVDDVQPYRRQFDHLVRAGDVDDAAMVLSGISEWMVWHGSVLGALSMHLTVDGRIGDDRARLAHVGAFGHARLTAGPMEHAVALFTEAADLAQRLGDRRALQNALFGLGDAHRQLGRLDASVEPLARAADLAHQLGDTEHEVHAILSLSLTHSYLREGEKALAQADRLSALGRASGDLLTEARAGNARTVALLTLGRWEETIASGDLTIRAYRAAGIPEGINNALNAQGLALLGLERTAEAVTMLEEALDEASRTENPRAEGVCLCNLAWAYWCDGRYERAAESAERASVSLRIAGAEEATAAQALADAARSLPDRTTAAAALTRAAEALGGNVEVVDRAWLLTHARRLRDA